In Campylobacter mucosalis, a single window of DNA contains:
- a CDS encoding ferritin family protein, which yields MRKYETYKCQKCGNEVEVQNVGGGTLSCCSEPMVCVTENLTAINLMKAFAGESQARNKYELYADIAKEAGYHAIARHFYEAAENEKWHARAEFKRYHELINDPIDKMDANLIAAAQGERYEHEIMYPEFAAIAKEEGLRDIERLFNAIGKVEVEHEREYLELKRILQDEGFFSSDDEEIWVCEVCGHVHRGKKAPNACPLCKAGQEYFKKEFLG from the coding sequence ATGAGAAAATACGAAACGTATAAATGTCAAAAATGTGGCAATGAAGTTGAGGTGCAAAATGTCGGTGGCGGGACGTTAAGTTGCTGCTCGGAGCCTATGGTTTGCGTGACTGAAAATTTAACGGCTATAAATTTAATGAAAGCGTTTGCAGGAGAAAGTCAAGCTAGAAATAAATACGAACTTTACGCAGATATAGCAAAAGAGGCTGGTTATCACGCTATCGCAAGGCACTTTTACGAGGCGGCTGAGAATGAGAAGTGGCACGCAAGAGCAGAGTTTAAACGCTATCACGAGCTGATAAACGATCCGATTGACAAAATGGACGCAAATCTAATCGCAGCAGCACAGGGCGAAAGATACGAGCATGAGATAATGTATCCTGAGTTTGCAGCTATTGCAAAAGAGGAGGGATTAAGGGATATTGAGAGGCTATTTAACGCTATTGGTAAGGTTGAGGTTGAACACGAGCGTGAGTATTTGGAGCTAAAACGAATACTGCAAGATGAGGGATTTTTTAGTAGTGATGATGAGGAGATTTGGGTTTGCGAGGTTTGCGGACACGTCCATCGTGGTAAAAAAGCACCAAACGCCTGTCCTTTGTGCAAAGCCGGACAAGAATACTTTAAGAAGGAATTTTTGGGGTAA
- a CDS encoding KpsF/GutQ family sugar-phosphate isomerase, with amino-acid sequence MSELVNIAKDVLRLEANELLRNAEILGNEIEKAVGLILNSKGKVVVTGVGKSGHIGAKIAATLASTGTPSFFLHPTEAMHGDLGMIEKNDIVLAISFSGESDELTKILPHIKRFGVSVIGMSKNVSSTLAKFSDVLLKLDIDKEACPLNAAPTSSTTLTLALGDALAVCLMKKRDFKKEDFANFHPGGALGRRLFVKVKDVMLTQNLPVVSDDVSLKTAIDTMTHGKIGNVLLTDKSGLLVAVLSDGDLRRALMSENFDINDKAINYATKNPKTIDDENMLAIDALSVIEQYKIQLLIVAKNGKILGLLHIHDLTSLGLK; translated from the coding sequence ATGAGTGAGCTTGTAAATATCGCAAAAGACGTGCTAAGACTTGAAGCAAATGAGCTTTTAAGAAATGCCGAAATTTTAGGTAACGAGATTGAAAAAGCGGTGGGTTTGATACTAAACTCAAAGGGCAAAGTCGTGGTAACTGGCGTTGGCAAAAGCGGTCATATCGGTGCTAAAATCGCAGCTACGTTAGCTAGCACTGGCACACCTAGCTTTTTTCTGCACCCAACAGAGGCTATGCACGGCGACCTTGGTATGATAGAAAAAAACGACATAGTTTTAGCCATTAGTTTTAGCGGAGAGAGTGATGAGCTAACAAAAATCTTGCCTCACATAAAGCGTTTTGGTGTTAGTGTTATTGGTATGAGTAAAAATGTTAGTAGCACGTTAGCAAAATTTAGTGATGTTCTTTTAAAGCTTGACATTGACAAAGAAGCTTGTCCGCTAAACGCCGCTCCGACAAGTTCAACCACGCTAACGTTAGCATTAGGCGACGCTTTGGCTGTTTGTCTTATGAAAAAGCGTGATTTTAAGAAAGAGGATTTTGCAAATTTTCATCCGGGTGGAGCACTTGGTAGGCGACTTTTTGTTAAAGTAAAGGATGTAATGCTAACACAAAATTTGCCAGTTGTTAGTGATGATGTTAGTTTAAAAACTGCGATAGATACAATGACACACGGCAAAATAGGTAACGTTTTACTAACAGATAAAAGCGGTTTGTTAGTAGCTGTTTTAAGTGACGGCGATTTAAGACGTGCTTTAATGAGCGAAAATTTTGACATAAACGACAAAGCCATAAACTACGCAACTAAAAATCCAAAAACAATTGATGATGAGAATATGTTAGCCATTGACGCACTTAGTGTTATAGAGCAATACAAAATTCAACTTCTAATAGTAGCTAAAAATGGCAAAATTTTAGGACTACTTCACATACACGATCTAACAAGTTTGGGGTTAAAATAA
- a CDS encoding RluA family pseudouridine synthase, translated as MPYVNKKIATANGEKAYEILLKNGYDTKTAQRLIDRARLHCNGVLVSEKNAILKGVVSLIDYECRPLGLKPIYEFSDFAVFDKPSGVLSHPNGRHCKYSLNDEIWSLFGREASVAHRLDRETSGLIVVAKNRISQVKLKQIFESRKVKKSYLAVVFNRVYLDEFCVDLAMDLADDYDDIKTRMKICENGKKAVTKFKVLERFSNITLLRCYPITGRQHQIRLHLFHVGHKILGEPLYGLNKTQISDILDGKLSQIERINLTGADRLLLHADEISFEFDGQKYEFKSKMDFKDEFYNKFV; from the coding sequence TTGCCCTACGTAAATAAAAAAATTGCAACTGCAAACGGCGAAAAAGCCTATGAAATTTTGCTAAAAAACGGATACGATACGAAAACGGCTCAGCGTTTGATTGATAGGGCAAGGCTTCATTGTAACGGCGTTTTGGTGAGCGAGAAAAATGCTATTTTAAAGGGCGTCGTAAGCCTTATTGATTACGAGTGCCGTCCGCTTGGGTTAAAGCCGATTTATGAGTTTAGCGACTTTGCGGTCTTTGATAAGCCAAGCGGTGTGCTAAGTCACCCAAATGGCAGACATTGTAAGTATAGCCTAAATGATGAAATTTGGTCGCTTTTTGGACGAGAAGCAAGTGTGGCTCACAGACTTGATAGAGAGACTAGCGGACTTATCGTGGTGGCTAAAAATAGAATTTCACAGGTTAAATTAAAACAAATTTTTGAAAGCCGAAAAGTTAAAAAAAGCTATCTAGCCGTGGTTTTTAATAGAGTTTATTTAGATGAATTTTGCGTTGATTTGGCTATGGATTTGGCCGATGATTATGATGATATAAAAACTCGTATGAAAATTTGCGAAAATGGCAAAAAGGCAGTAACGAAATTTAAGGTTTTAGAGCGTTTTTCTAACATTACACTGCTTCGTTGCTACCCGATAACTGGCAGACAGCACCAAATTAGACTGCATTTGTTTCACGTGGGACATAAAATTTTAGGCGAACCGCTTTATGGGCTAAATAAAACGCAAATTAGCGATATTTTAGATGGCAAACTAAGCCAAATTGAGCGGATAAATCTAACGGGTGCGGATAGACTTTTGCTTCACGCTGATGAAATTTCGTTTGAATTTGACGGACAAAAATATGAATTTAAGAGCAAAATGGACTTTAAAGATGAGTTTTATAATAAATTTGTATAA
- the hisF gene encoding imidazole glycerol phosphate synthase subunit HisF, with protein MTFAKRIIPCLDVKDGRVVKGVNFVGLVDAGDPVEVAKRYNAEGADELCFLDITASHLGNQTIVDVVKKVARELFIPLTVGGGIREIDDISRLLNVGCDKVSLNSAAINNPNLIDESAKKFGSQCVVVAIDAKKTANGYNVFINGGRIDTGLDAFSWAKEVANRGAGEILLTSMDKDGTKDGFELTLTGTMSRELSIPVIASGGAGQMVHFKDAFLAGADAALAASIFHFKQIEILALKTYLSQNGVKVRV; from the coding sequence ATGACTTTTGCAAAACGCATAATCCCTTGCCTAGACGTAAAAGATGGACGAGTGGTAAAGGGTGTAAATTTCGTAGGGCTTGTTGATGCTGGCGATCCAGTAGAGGTCGCAAAACGCTACAACGCCGAGGGTGCTGACGAACTTTGTTTTTTAGACATCACGGCTTCACATTTAGGCAATCAAACTATCGTTGATGTCGTTAAAAAAGTTGCTCGTGAGCTTTTTATACCACTAACGGTTGGTGGTGGGATTAGAGAGATTGACGATATTTCAAGGCTTTTAAACGTGGGTTGTGATAAAGTAAGCCTAAATTCGGCTGCAATAAACAATCCAAATCTCATAGATGAATCGGCTAAAAAATTTGGCTCACAATGCGTAGTTGTCGCCATAGACGCAAAAAAAACAGCCAACGGATATAACGTTTTTATAAACGGCGGTCGGATTGACACTGGACTTGACGCATTTAGTTGGGCAAAAGAGGTGGCAAATCGTGGTGCTGGGGAGATTTTGCTAACCTCAATGGACAAAGACGGCACAAAAGACGGCTTTGAGCTGACGCTAACTGGCACGATGAGCCGTGAGCTAAGCATCCCAGTCATCGCAAGTGGCGGAGCCGGGCAAATGGTGCATTTTAAGGACGCATTTTTAGCGGGTGCGGACGCAGCTTTGGCTGCTAGTATTTTTCACTTTAAGCAGATTGAAATTTTAGCCCTTAAAACGTATCTGTCACAAAACGGCGTGAAAGTGAGAGTGTGA
- a CDS encoding Fic family protein: MKKEVNDKNITIPEPSFGSNLTSIIVDLEKLRTKRLGGDVPPYIFFQLKDIFQILETLGSARIEGNNTTLSEYVEKIIDKNLTDESDDEIKNLENAINFIEDNTDENTKFDRAYISQIHKIITNNLTPPPNGEGSMYPGELRKHDVRIKKSGHKPPIHILLPDYFDSFIEFVNQERKEQYQLLMVAIAHHRFEFIHPFDNGNGRMGRLLNYAFLIKLGFRVKQGRLINPSSVFYTNRDQYYNMLSRADSLNPDNLLDWCEYFLKGLKNEIEKIDYLLKKEYVQNDILLPMLKIALEKKYITEQEFKILTYLVKKNDMCMKSEELSKFNINNSKEKSYFMSRLKNKKMIAPTSENGRIYTIYFANNYLLRSTMQVLKQNGFISDFLNNN, from the coding sequence ATGAAAAAAGAAGTAAATGACAAAAACATAACTATACCAGAGCCATCTTTTGGAAGCAATTTAACTAGTATTATTGTAGATTTAGAAAAGTTAAGAACCAAGCGACTTGGTGGCGATGTGCCTCCTTATATATTTTTTCAATTAAAAGATATTTTTCAAATTTTAGAAACATTGGGGTCGGCTAGGATTGAAGGAAATAATACAACGCTTTCTGAATATGTTGAAAAAATTATAGATAAAAATTTAACAGATGAAAGCGACGATGAGATAAAAAATTTAGAAAACGCTATAAATTTTATAGAGGATAATACTGATGAAAATACCAAATTTGACCGCGCTTATATTTCACAAATTCATAAAATTATTACAAATAATTTAACACCGCCTCCAAATGGCGAAGGATCTATGTATCCAGGAGAGCTAAGAAAGCACGATGTAAGAATAAAAAAGTCAGGGCATAAACCACCTATTCATATTTTATTGCCAGACTATTTTGATAGTTTTATAGAATTTGTTAATCAAGAACGCAAAGAGCAATATCAGCTTTTAATGGTTGCTATTGCACACCATAGATTTGAGTTTATCCACCCTTTTGACAATGGAAATGGTAGAATGGGGAGACTATTAAATTATGCTTTTTTAATTAAGCTTGGATTTAGAGTAAAGCAAGGCAGACTTATTAACCCATCCTCGGTTTTTTACACAAACAGGGATCAGTATTATAATATGCTTTCAAGAGCCGATAGTTTAAACCCTGATAACTTATTAGATTGGTGTGAATATTTTTTAAAAGGGCTTAAAAATGAAATTGAAAAAATAGATTATCTTTTAAAAAAAGAGTATGTGCAAAACGATATACTTTTACCTATGCTTAAAATAGCCCTTGAAAAAAAATATATCACAGAACAAGAATTTAAAATACTAACATATCTTGTTAAAAAGAATGATATGTGCATGAAATCTGAGGAGCTTAGCAAATTTAATATAAACAATTCAAAAGAAAAATCATATTTTATGTCTAGATTAAAAAATAAAAAAATGATTGCACCTACATCTGAAAATGGACGAATATACACGATATATTTTGCAAACAACTATTTGCTTCGTAGTACTATGCAAGTATTAAAGCAAAATGGTTTTATATCTGATTTTCTAAATAACAATTAA
- the rsmA gene encoding 16S rRNA (adenine(1518)-N(6)/adenine(1519)-N(6))-dimethyltransferase RsmA: protein MVRAKKHFGQNFLKDSSVLDKIIKAIPKQTTPDFGGNVVEIGPGLGDLTLWLLNAKFNLISYEIDSDLIANLEIKFKNELDEGRFRLINKDAVLARQEQGSLCKTPYILVANLPYYVATKMIIDALADSLCVCIIVMVQKEVAMKFACKNGDLNALGILANLNAKSELLFDVSPECFSPAPKVVSSVLKIQKDRDLFEIFSNFNDYENFKEFLRVAFMAPRKTLFKNLSSKFDKSLINLIFNELNLALNLRPHELNVALYLEIYNLIKAKNERKQREQS, encoded by the coding sequence TTGGTAAGAGCAAAGAAGCATTTTGGACAAAATTTCTTAAAAGATAGCAGTGTTTTAGATAAGATCATCAAAGCGATTCCCAAGCAGACTACGCCGGATTTTGGCGGTAATGTCGTTGAGATTGGGCCTGGCTTAGGTGATTTGACTCTCTGGCTTTTAAATGCAAAATTTAATCTAATAAGTTACGAAATTGATAGTGATTTAATAGCAAATTTAGAGATAAAATTTAAAAACGAGCTAGATGAGGGACGATTTAGACTGATAAATAAAGATGCTGTTTTAGCAAGGCAAGAGCAGGGTAGTTTGTGCAAAACACCATATATTTTGGTGGCAAATCTACCATATTATGTCGCGACAAAAATGATAATTGACGCACTTGCTGATTCGCTTTGTGTTTGCATTATTGTAATGGTGCAAAAAGAGGTTGCTATGAAATTTGCCTGTAAAAATGGCGATTTGAACGCACTTGGAATTTTAGCGAACCTAAATGCTAAAAGCGAACTACTTTTTGATGTGTCGCCTGAGTGTTTTAGCCCAGCCCCAAAGGTGGTTTCATCAGTCTTAAAGATACAAAAAGATAGAGATTTATTTGAAATTTTTAGTAATTTTAATGATTATGAAAATTTCAAGGAATTTTTACGTGTTGCGTTTATGGCACCACGAAAGACTTTGTTTAAAAATTTAAGCTCTAAATTTGATAAAAGCTTAATTAATCTCATCTTTAACGAGCTAAATTTAGCTTTAAATTTACGTCCTCACGAGTTAAATGTCGCCTTATATTTAGAAATTTATAACTTAATAAAGGCAAAAAATGAACGAAAACAACGAGAACAAAGCTAA
- a CDS encoding purine-nucleoside phosphorylase — protein MIVCAGKSESFDFATPIGVGLVESAINLTEILCKKMPNRIIFIGSAGLYKEGNLFEIFESQNAANIEISLLDAKSYVPVPQEIFNDVSHETFINSSNFITKDEASAHKLFNLGAYAENMEFFSVLSVAKKFQIPARGIFIATNFCNENAHKDFITNHTLAKDILCEYLEHKGII, from the coding sequence ATGATAGTTTGTGCTGGTAAGAGCGAGAGTTTTGACTTTGCTACACCAATAGGTGTTGGGCTTGTTGAGAGTGCGATAAATTTAACTGAAATTTTATGTAAAAAGATGCCAAATCGCATTATATTTATTGGTTCGGCTGGGCTTTACAAAGAGGGGAATTTGTTTGAAATTTTTGAGAGCCAAAATGCTGCAAACATTGAAATTTCGCTACTTGACGCAAAGTCATACGTACCTGTTCCACAAGAAATTTTCAACGATGTTTCACACGAAACATTCATAAACTCATCAAATTTTATCACAAAAGATGAAGCTTCAGCACATAAGCTTTTTAATCTCGGGGCGTATGCTGAAAATATGGAATTTTTCTCGGTTTTATCGGTCGCAAAAAAGTTTCAAATACCTGCTCGTGGCATATTTATCGCTACAAATTTTTGTAACGAAAACGCACACAAGGACTTCATCACAAATCACACTCTTGCAAAAGATATTTTGTGCGAATATCTAGAACACAAGGGGATTATTTGA
- the purB gene encoding adenylosuccinate lyase, which translates to MVERYSRKIMSEKWTQQAKYDAWLKVELAAVRAWNKLGFISNEDCKKICQNAKFDVARIDEIELTTKHDVIAFLTSVSESLGDESRFVHFGMTSSDCIDTAVALQIRDSLELIEADIAELLEAIKSRAIEHKNTLMVGRSHGIHGEPITFGLVLAIWYDEIVRALELLKHAKKVISVGKISGAMGNFAHAPLDLEELTCAELNLSPAPASNQVIQRDRYAQVMSAIAILASSCEKIAVAIRHYQRTEVYECEEYFSPGQKGSSAMPHKRNPVLSENVTGLCRMLRSYALPAMENVALWHERDISHSSVERFILPDAFITADFMLARLTNLVKNLVVYPENMMKNLNLTGGLVFSQRVLLELPKREISRENAYKIVQRNAMKVWADLGQNKPVLNENGESLFLQNLLADAELRESLSQSEIRACFDYSYYTKNVDRIFKRVFEK; encoded by the coding sequence ATGGTAGAGCGATATTCACGTAAGATTATGAGTGAAAAATGGACGCAACAGGCAAAATACGATGCGTGGCTAAAAGTGGAGCTAGCGGCGGTTAGAGCGTGGAATAAGCTTGGTTTTATTAGCAATGAGGACTGCAAAAAAATCTGTCAAAACGCAAAATTTGACGTAGCTAGGATTGATGAGATTGAGCTTACAACAAAGCACGATGTCATCGCATTTTTAACAAGTGTAAGCGAAAGCCTTGGCGATGAGAGCAGGTTTGTGCATTTTGGTATGACTAGCTCAGATTGCATTGACACAGCTGTCGCACTTCAAATTCGTGATAGTTTAGAGCTAATTGAGGCTGATATCGCTGAGCTTCTTGAAGCGATAAAATCACGTGCGATTGAACACAAAAACACACTAATGGTCGGACGCTCACACGGAATTCACGGAGAGCCGATAACCTTTGGATTAGTTTTAGCCATTTGGTATGATGAGATCGTTCGTGCCTTAGAGCTTTTAAAACACGCAAAAAAGGTCATCTCAGTTGGTAAAATTTCAGGCGCGATGGGTAATTTTGCACACGCACCACTTGATCTTGAAGAGCTAACTTGTGCCGAGCTAAATTTGTCCCCAGCCCCAGCGTCAAATCAAGTAATCCAGCGCGACCGCTACGCACAGGTGATGAGTGCGATTGCGATTTTGGCTTCAAGCTGTGAAAAGATCGCTGTTGCCATTCGCCACTACCAACGCACCGAAGTTTATGAGTGCGAGGAGTATTTTAGCCCCGGTCAAAAAGGCTCATCAGCGATGCCGCACAAGCGAAATCCGGTGCTAAGCGAAAACGTAACTGGACTTTGTAGAATGCTTAGAAGCTACGCACTACCAGCAATGGAGAACGTAGCGCTTTGGCACGAAAGAGACATCAGCCACAGCTCGGTTGAGCGTTTTATCCTGCCTGATGCGTTTATCACGGCTGATTTTATGCTCGCTCGCCTTACAAATTTGGTTAAAAATTTAGTCGTTTATCCAGAAAATATGATGAAAAATTTAAACCTAACCGGCGGTTTAGTATTTTCTCAACGTGTGCTTTTAGAGCTTCCAAAACGTGAAATTTCACGCGAAAATGCCTATAAAATCGTGCAAAGAAATGCGATGAAAGTTTGGGCTGATTTGGGGCAAAATAAGCCGGTTTTAAACGAAAATGGCGAAAGTCTATTTTTACAAAATTTACTAGCCGACGCTGAGCTTAGAGAAAGTCTTAGCCAGAGCGAGATTAGAGCGTGTTTTGACTACTCATACTACACAAAAAACGTGGATAGAATTTTTAAAAGGGTGTTTGAAAAGTAA
- the rlmN gene encoding 23S rRNA (adenine(2503)-C(2))-methyltransferase RlmN, with the protein MRNLLDLTLCELENELNPKFRAKQIYEWIYKKYANSFDDMTNLPKDMREKLSQNFHFEPLKCVRSETSSDKSIKYLFEATDGSRIESVLLPMKEELTHEDGGIKRHARYTICVSSQVGCRMGCSFCLTAKGGLTRNLTPGEIVGQILWIKKANNIPYERRINIVYMGMGEPLDNLENVAKAVQILKENDGLAIAPRRQTISTSGLASQIKKLGEKNLGVLLAISLHATTDELRTKLMPINKAYNIEAVMQAVREFPVDMRKRVLFEYLVIKGLNDSIKDAKTLVKLLHGIKAKVNLIYFNPHEGSEYTRPDTKTMVEFQDYMSAHGVSCTIRQSKGLDISAACGQLKERSKEDGYERT; encoded by the coding sequence TTGAGAAATTTACTAGATTTGACGCTTTGTGAGCTTGAAAACGAACTAAATCCAAAATTTAGAGCCAAGCAAATTTACGAGTGGATTTACAAAAAATACGCAAACAGTTTTGACGATATGACAAACTTACCAAAGGATATGCGTGAAAAATTAAGCCAAAATTTTCACTTTGAGCCGTTAAAATGCGTCCGTTCTGAAACGAGTAGCGACAAGAGCATAAAATATCTTTTTGAGGCAACTGACGGCTCACGTATTGAAAGCGTACTTTTACCAATGAAAGAGGAGCTAACGCACGAGGACGGCGGTATCAAACGCCACGCCAGATACACGATCTGTGTTAGCTCACAAGTAGGCTGTCGTATGGGCTGTTCGTTTTGTCTAACGGCAAAGGGCGGACTAACTAGAAATCTCACGCCCGGCGAAATCGTAGGGCAAATTTTATGGATAAAAAAAGCGAACAATATCCCATACGAACGCCGTATAAACATCGTATATATGGGTATGGGTGAACCGCTTGATAACCTCGAAAATGTCGCAAAAGCGGTGCAAATTTTAAAAGAAAACGACGGACTTGCGATCGCTCCACGTCGCCAAACCATATCAACCAGCGGTCTAGCAAGTCAGATAAAAAAACTCGGTGAAAAAAATTTAGGCGTTTTACTTGCCATATCACTTCACGCTACAACTGATGAGCTTAGAACGAAGCTAATGCCAATAAATAAGGCATACAACATAGAAGCCGTAATGCAAGCGGTGCGTGAATTTCCAGTTGATATGCGTAAGCGTGTGCTGTTTGAATATCTCGTGATAAAGGGGCTAAATGACAGCATAAAGGACGCAAAAACGCTCGTAAAGCTACTTCACGGCATAAAGGCAAAGGTAAATCTCATCTACTTTAACCCACACGAAGGTAGCGAGTATACTAGACCAGACACAAAAACAATGGTGGAATTTCAAGACTATATGTCGGCTCACGGTGTAAGTTGCACAATACGTCAGAGCAAAGGACTTGATATTTCAGCAGCTTGCGGTCAGCTAAAAGAGCGAAGCAAGGAGGACGGATATGAGCGGACTTGA
- a CDS encoding ribonuclease J yields MNENNENKANGKPNKRRRFRPKNKTNKDGLTNTNVSQTQDVVDNFFATPFDDEMPQKKAKNKPNPNKKNTNKQETNTNANITNGVSDSEQKTPKKRNKKPKKNLPAKLNGNEPWQQDIANAMQKNNATHELVLEPLKYLNSSEHKIRITPLGGLGEIGGNMTIFETETSAIIVDIGMSFPSEGMHGVDILIPDFDYVRKIKDKVCGIIITHAHEDHIGAVPYFFKEFKFPIYATPLPLGMINNKFEEHGLKSERSLFRSVEKRKPYLIGDFEIEWIHITHSVIDASALAITTKAGTIIHTGDFKIDHTPIDGYPTDLGRLAYYGERGVLCLLSDSTNSYKEGFTKSESSVGKTFDAIFSKANGRVIMSTFSSNIHRVYQAIEWGLKYNRKVCVIGRSMERNLFTAMELGYIKLDRKIFIDANEVSKFKDNEVLIVTTGSQGETMSALYRMATDEHKYIKIKPTDQVIISSKAIPGNEASVSRVLNFLIKSGANVAYQDFSEIHVSGHAAQEEQKLMIRLIKPKYFLPVHGEYNHIAKHKETAISCGVDERNVYLMSDGDQVEVCQKYMKRVKTVKTGKVFIDNQINKQIADDVVIDRQNLAEAGVVMIIAQISSHNQTLIGKPRVISYGLVANKQDAEFSKEMQEILVQFLSNVKEELLKDNRMLESQIRQVLRKHIFRKVKKYPTIVPIIYIM; encoded by the coding sequence ATGAACGAAAACAACGAGAACAAAGCTAACGGCAAACCAAACAAAAGACGCCGTTTTCGTCCCAAAAATAAAACTAACAAAGATGGGCTAACAAACACTAACGTTAGCCAAACACAAGATGTGGTTGATAACTTTTTTGCAACTCCATTTGATGATGAAATGCCACAAAAAAAGGCAAAAAATAAGCCAAATCCAAATAAAAAAAACACTAACAAACAAGAGACCAACACTAACGCTAATATAACTAACGGCGTTAGTGATAGTGAGCAAAAAACACCAAAAAAGAGAAACAAAAAACCAAAGAAAAATTTGCCTGCTAAACTAAATGGCAATGAGCCGTGGCAACAAGATATCGCAAACGCAATGCAAAAAAATAATGCAACTCACGAGCTAGTCTTAGAACCGCTTAAATATCTAAATTCAAGCGAACACAAAATTCGCATAACTCCACTTGGCGGGCTTGGCGAGATCGGCGGTAATATGACGATATTTGAAACCGAAACGAGTGCAATTATCGTTGATATTGGTATGAGTTTTCCTAGCGAGGGTATGCACGGCGTGGATATTTTAATACCTGATTTTGACTACGTTAGAAAGATAAAAGACAAGGTTTGTGGCATTATCATTACTCACGCACACGAAGATCACATAGGTGCCGTGCCTTACTTTTTTAAGGAGTTTAAATTCCCAATCTACGCCACGCCTTTGCCGCTTGGTATGATAAATAATAAATTTGAAGAGCACGGACTAAAAAGCGAACGCTCACTCTTTCGCTCGGTTGAGAAGCGAAAGCCTTACCTAATAGGTGACTTTGAGATAGAGTGGATACATATCACGCACTCTGTCATTGACGCTTCGGCGTTAGCGATTACGACAAAGGCTGGCACTATCATTCACACGGGCGATTTTAAGATAGATCACACGCCAATTGACGGGTATCCAACCGATTTAGGACGCCTAGCATATTACGGCGAAAGGGGTGTTTTATGCCTACTAAGCGATAGCACCAACAGCTATAAAGAGGGCTTTACAAAGAGCGAAAGTAGCGTAGGCAAGACCTTTGACGCAATCTTTTCAAAGGCAAATGGACGCGTGATAATGAGCACGTTTAGCTCAAATATCCACAGGGTTTATCAAGCCATTGAGTGGGGGCTAAAATACAACCGAAAGGTTTGTGTCATCGGACGTAGTATGGAGCGAAATTTATTTACGGCAATGGAGTTAGGCTACATTAAACTTGACCGCAAAATTTTCATTGACGCAAATGAAGTTAGCAAATTTAAAGACAACGAAGTGCTAATCGTGACAACCGGCTCACAGGGCGAAACGATGTCAGCACTCTACCGAATGGCAACTGACGAGCATAAATATATAAAAATCAAACCAACCGATCAAGTAATAATCAGCTCAAAAGCAATACCGGGCAATGAAGCCAGTGTTTCAAGGGTGCTAAATTTCTTAATAAAATCAGGTGCAAACGTAGCGTATCAGGATTTTAGCGAAATTCACGTCTCAGGGCACGCCGCACAAGAGGAGCAAAAGCTGATGATTAGGCTTATTAAGCCAAAATACTTCTTGCCAGTGCACGGCGAGTATAACCATATCGCAAAGCACAAAGAAACGGCGATAAGCTGCGGTGTAGATGAGAGAAATGTTTATCTTATGAGTGACGGCGATCAGGTTGAGGTGTGCCAAAAATATATGAAGCGTGTTAAGACCGTTAAGACAGGCAAAGTGTTTATTGACAATCAAATAAATAAGCAAATCGCCGATGATGTCGTCATTGACCGCCAAAATTTAGCCGAGGCTGGTGTGGTAATGATAATAGCTCAAATTTCAAGTCATAACCAAACGCTAATTGGCAAACCTCGCGTTATTAGCTACGGGCTTGTTGCAAATAAGCAAGATGCTGAGTTTAGCAAAGAGATGCAAGAAATTTTGGTGCAGTTTTTAAGCAACGTAAAAGAGGAGCTTTTAAAAGACAACCGAATGCTTGAAAGCCAGATCCGCCAAGTCCTTAGAAAGCACATTTTTAGAAAAGTCAAAAAATATCCGACAATTGTGCCGATAATATATATAATGTAA
- a CDS encoding SEL1-like repeat protein — MSDCYELGNAYAFGNGVKQDYKKAVELFNKACDGKVADACWSL, encoded by the coding sequence ATGTCAGATTGCTACGAACTTGGCAATGCTTATGCGTTTGGTAATGGCGTGAAACAGGATTACAAAAAGGCAGTAGAGCTGTTTAATAAAGCCTGTGACGGCAAGGTTGCCGATGCTTGTTGGAGTTTGTAA